The Brassica napus cultivar Da-Ae chromosome C7, Da-Ae, whole genome shotgun sequence genome has a segment encoding these proteins:
- the LOC106436857 gene encoding ornithine aminotransferase, mitochondrial (The RefSeq protein has 1 substitution compared to this genomic sequence), with translation MAAATRRLIQRVSTTRLSSAGARRSYGGLPESNSKTPSSSSQRLIELESEFSAHNYHPVPVVFSRGNGSTIWDPEGKKYIDFLAAYSAVNQGHCHPKIIKALQEQVEKLTLSSRAFYNDKFPVFAERLTNMFGYEMVLPMNTGAEGVETALKVARKWGHEKKHIPKDEAIIVSCCGCFHGRTLAVISMSCDNDATRGFGPLLPGNLKVDFGDADSLEKIFKEKGDKIAGFLFEPIQGEAGVVIPPEGYLKAVRELCTKHNVLMIADEVQSGLARSGKMLACDWEEIRPDMVILGKALGGGVVPVSAVLADKNVMLHIKPGQHGSTFGGNPLASAVAMASLDVIEEEKLVERSASRGDELRIQLNEIKEKFPDYIKEVRGRGLFNAVEFNSESLSPVSAYDICLSLKERGVLAKPTHNTIVRLTPPLSISSDELREGSKALRDVLEVDLPNLQKINAGKTPVSHLTECDRCGRSLYA, from the exons ATGGCAGCAGCCACGAGACGTTTGATTCAGCGTGTGTCTACCACCAGACTTTCTAGTGCCGGAGCACGGCGGAGTTATGGAGGACTGCCGGAATCGAACTCAAAAACTCCGTTATCTTCTTCTCAGCGATTGATTGAACTGGAATCCGAATTCAGCGCCCACAA TTACCATCCAGTTCCGGTTGTGTTTTCTCGCGGAAATGGCTCAACCATATGGGACCCTGAAGGCAAAAAATACATCGACTTTCTTGCTGCTTACTCCGCTGTTAATCAG GGACATTGCCACCCTAAGATCATCAAGGCACTGCAGGAACAAGTGGAGAAGCTCACTTTAAGTTCACGAGCCTTTTATAATGATAAGTTCCCCGTCTTTGCTGAGCGTCTCACTAACATGTTCGGTTATGAGATGGTGCTTCCTATGAACACCGGCGCTGAAGGTGTCGAAACCGCTTTGAAAGTTGCGAGAAAATGGGGTCACGAGAAGAAACACATCCCCAAAGACGAGGCTATAATCGTCTCTTGTTGTGGTTGCTTTCATGGTCGTACGTTAGCAGTTATCTCCATGAGTTGTGACAATGATGCTACTCGCGGGTTCGGACCGTTGTTGCCTGGGAATCTTAAAGTTGATTTTGGTGACGCTGATTCACTTGAGAAGATCTTTAAAG AGAAGGGAGATAAAATAGCTGGATTCCTTTTCGAGCCTATTCAAGGAGAAGCTGGA GTTGTTATTCCTCCTGAGGGTTATTTGAAAGCTGTTAGAGAACTCTGCACAAAACACAACGTTTTGATGATAGCTGATGAAGTACAAAGCGGTCTAGCGAGATCCGGGAAGATGTTAGCTTGTGACTGGGAAGAGATTCGTCCCGACATGGTG ATACTTGGGAAAGCATTAGGTGGAGGAGTGGTTCCAGTAAGTGCAGTGCTTGCTGATAAAAATGTCATGCTTCATATCAAACCTGGCCAACACGGAAG CACATTTGGTGGGAACCCTTTAGCTAGTGCTGTAGCTATGGCTTCTTTAGATGTTATCGAGGAAGAGAAACTCGTCGAAAG ATCAGCAAGTCGTGGAGATGAACTGAGGATTCAACTGAATGAAATCAAGGAAAAGTTTCCTGATTACATAAAAGAAGTAAGAGGGAGAGGATTGTTCAATGCGGTTGAGTTCAACAGCGAAAGCTTATCTCCTGTTTCAGCTTATGATATTTGCTTGAGCTTGAAGGAGAGAGGAGTGTTGGCTAAACCGACTCACAACACCATTGTCCGCTTAACTCCACCACTCTCCATCAG CTCTGATGAACTCCGAGAAGGCTCTAAGGCTCTTCGTGATGTTCTTGAGGTCGATCTTCCAAACCTGCAGAAGATCAATGCTGGTAAAACCCCGGTTTCTCACTTAACCGAGTGTGATCGCTGCGGAAGAAGTCTCTATGCTTGA